A single window of Flavobacterium sp. 140616W15 DNA harbors:
- a CDS encoding phosphatidylglycerol lysyltransferase domain-containing protein → MKTPSKINNYVQILKKRSVPLLSRNGKIITQFIVTLFFLGVAIWFVKQEQTELSQIKNSFTNAKLPWIIAGFFTTILYILLQGLMYITSFSAIGVSIKLKQALSLFLKRNFISVFIPAGGVTSLYFFTESIIEKGVEKVQVHLASTIYGFIGILSVVIVGIPLFIYTLLNGTIASSEWIGMSMIILLIIILFVLFNSIINNGLANKLLLKWFPKTEIFISDLQNHNINRNKFIYTVFISILIDIIGIAHLYIAMIALQFEPSLVAAAMGYIIAVIFLIISPFLRGLGPVEVSMGFILIRYGFTNAEAISITLLYRVFEFWLPLFAGMLTFLSKINKLLMRIVPALLLFLLGIINIISVLTPAISGRLMQLKGFLPLEAIHLSNYLVFTSGLFLLVTSSFMLKGLKMAWWFGFGLSIISLIGNLTKAIDFEESTLALIVCISLIATRKEYYIKTNPRLRLLGLQTAILSVIAVLIYGIIGFYFLDKKHFNIDFSIGQSIRYTLQNYFLLGSYDLIPLDNFSKHFLASIKISGFISFAFLIYTLIKPYILKNSVTTAEKEIANELLEKYGNSSLDYFKTYFDKLLYISQNNDAFLAYRVSGNFAVVLENPVAKNENEMKQCIIEFDNFCYEAGLKSIYYRIPEENLEVYKSLGKKYFFIGQEGVVDLTSFNLEGGSKKSLRNGLKKISDLQLKTTINLPPIKDGLLQKIQSVSDEWLEETRRKEILFSQGIFLWDELKKQTIITVENGEEKIIAFLNIIPDYTKNEGTYDLIRKTTDAPNGIIDFILIELFNHLKSQNLTAVNIGLAPMSGIDNPTTIQEKSMKYVYEKVKSFSHYKGLRDFKEKFSPSWHNQYIVFSDDYDLIQIPQVLSKVIKP, encoded by the coding sequence TTGAAAACACCATCAAAAATTAATAATTACGTCCAAATTTTAAAAAAAAGAAGTGTTCCGCTATTATCTAGAAATGGAAAAATAATAACTCAATTTATAGTAACACTTTTCTTCCTTGGAGTGGCGATTTGGTTTGTTAAACAAGAACAAACCGAATTATCTCAGATTAAAAATAGTTTTACAAATGCAAAACTTCCATGGATAATTGCAGGCTTCTTTACAACTATACTTTACATTCTCCTGCAAGGGTTAATGTACATAACCTCTTTTTCGGCGATTGGCGTTAGTATTAAACTCAAGCAAGCGCTCTCTTTATTTTTAAAACGAAATTTCATTAGCGTATTTATTCCAGCTGGTGGTGTAACATCACTCTATTTTTTCACAGAATCGATAATAGAAAAAGGTGTTGAGAAAGTACAAGTACATCTGGCATCAACCATTTATGGATTTATCGGTATATTATCAGTAGTAATAGTTGGAATCCCTTTATTCATTTATACACTGCTAAATGGAACAATTGCTTCTAGCGAATGGATTGGAATGTCTATGATTATTTTATTAATTATTATACTGTTTGTATTATTTAATTCAATAATAAACAATGGACTAGCAAACAAATTACTTTTAAAATGGTTCCCAAAAACTGAAATTTTCATATCCGATTTACAAAATCATAATATCAATAGAAACAAATTTATTTATACCGTTTTTATCTCTATCCTTATTGATATAATTGGAATTGCGCATTTGTATATCGCTATGATAGCACTACAATTTGAACCTTCATTGGTTGCTGCAGCTATGGGATATATAATAGCGGTTATCTTTCTTATCATATCTCCTTTTCTTCGTGGTCTTGGTCCTGTAGAAGTTTCAATGGGATTTATATTAATCCGCTATGGTTTTACCAATGCTGAGGCAATTTCTATAACATTACTATATCGAGTATTTGAATTTTGGCTTCCACTATTCGCAGGAATGCTAACTTTTTTATCTAAAATAAATAAACTCTTAATGAGAATTGTTCCGGCCTTATTACTATTTCTCCTTGGAATAATTAATATCATTTCAGTTCTAACTCCAGCAATTAGCGGCCGATTAATGCAATTAAAAGGCTTTTTACCTCTAGAAGCAATCCATTTATCTAATTATCTGGTTTTTACTTCAGGACTATTTCTATTAGTTACCTCATCATTTATGCTAAAAGGTTTAAAAATGGCTTGGTGGTTTGGCTTCGGATTATCGATAATTTCTCTTATAGGGAATCTTACTAAAGCAATAGATTTTGAAGAATCGACTCTTGCGCTAATAGTATGCATCAGTTTAATTGCAACCCGAAAAGAATATTATATCAAAACCAATCCCAGACTTCGTTTATTGGGCTTGCAAACTGCTATTCTAAGCGTAATAGCGGTATTAATTTACGGTATTATCGGCTTCTATTTTTTAGATAAAAAGCATTTTAATATTGATTTTAGCATCGGTCAATCGATACGATATACTTTGCAAAATTACTTTTTGTTGGGGAGTTACGATTTAATTCCATTAGATAATTTTTCGAAACACTTTTTGGCATCGATTAAAATTAGCGGTTTTATTTCTTTCGCCTTTTTAATTTATACATTGATAAAACCTTATATATTAAAAAATTCTGTGACAACTGCTGAAAAAGAAATTGCAAATGAACTTCTTGAAAAATACGGCAATTCTTCTTTAGATTATTTTAAAACTTACTTTGATAAACTTTTATACATTTCTCAAAATAATGATGCTTTCCTAGCCTACCGAGTTTCAGGTAATTTTGCTGTAGTACTCGAAAATCCTGTAGCAAAAAATGAAAATGAAATGAAACAATGCATAATTGAATTTGACAATTTTTGTTATGAAGCTGGATTAAAAAGTATTTATTATCGTATTCCTGAAGAAAACCTGGAAGTATATAAATCACTTGGTAAAAAATATTTTTTTATTGGTCAAGAGGGAGTTGTTGACTTAACTAGCTTTAATTTAGAAGGAGGCAGTAAAAAATCGTTACGTAATGGATTAAAAAAAATAAGCGACTTACAATTAAAAACCACTATCAATTTACCCCCCATAAAAGATGGTTTATTACAAAAAATACAATCGGTTAGTGACGAATGGCTAGAAGAAACTAGACGCAAAGAAATTCTTTTTTCGCAAGGCATTTTTTTATGGGATGAGCTAAAAAAACAAACTATAATTACGGTTGAAAATGGCGAAGAAAAAATCATTGCATTCCTTAATATCATTCCAGATTATACGAAGAACGAAGGAACCTACGACTTAATTAGAAAGACTACCGATGCTCCAAATGGTATAATTGATTTTATTTTAATTGAACTTTTTAATCACCTAAAATCTCAAAATCTTACTGCTGTAAATATTGGTCTTGCACCAATGAGTGGTATTGATAACCCAACCACTATTCAAGAGAAATCGATGAAATATGTATATGAAAAAGTAAAATCATTTTCACATTATAAAGGCTTAAGAGATTTTAAAGAAAAATTTTCACCTTCCTGGCATAACCAATATATTGTTTTTAGTGATGATTATGATCTAATACAAATACCACAAGTTTTATCAAAAGTGATAAAACCATAA
- a CDS encoding adenosylcobalamin-dependent ribonucleoside-diphosphate reductase, translated as MNELLATKNKAVTYSQDEVIQASLEYFKGDSLAATVWVSKYALKDSQGNIFELSPNDMHHRIAGEIARIEKKYSNPLSEDEIFNLIKDFKYLVPQGSPMTGIGNPFQVASLSNCFVIGNDNSDSYGGIMKTDQEQVQLMKRRGGVGHDLSHIRPKGSPVKNSALTSTGLVPFMERYSNSTREVAQDGRRGALMLSVSINHPDAADFIDAKMDQGKVTGANVSVRIDDTFMKAVKEDAIYVQKYPIFSANPLYTKEIKAKELWNKIIHNAWKSAEPGILFWDTIINESLPDCYADLGYKTLSTNPCGEIPLCAYDSCRLLAINLLSYVNNPFTKEASFDFILFKNHVAAAQRIMDDIIDLELEKIDAILAKIDADPESDEVKMVEKNLWLNIRNKAKEGRRTGIGITAEGDMLAALGLRYGSDEGVVFSEKIHKTLAIEAYRGSVNLAKERGMFAIYDSEREKNNPFLLRLKEADEELYFQMKEHGRRNIALLTIAPTGTTSLMTQTTSGIEPVFLPVYKRRRKVNPNDKDTRVDFVDEVGDSWEEYVVFHHRFKEWMLVNGYDVSKNYSQDEIDELVKKSPYYKATSNDIDWLSKVRMQGKIQKWVDHSISVTINVPNETPEEMVDKLYMEAWEAGCKGVTVYRDGSRSGVLIANTEKKEETVQTVSTVFPTKRPQILEADVVRFQNSKDKWIAFIGLIDGKPYEIFTGLVDDEDGILIPRWVSEGFIIKNKNEDGSSRYDFQYKNTRGYKTTIEGLSHKFNPEYWNYAKLISSTLRHGMPIDKAVELIGSLQLDGESINTWKNGVARALKRYIVDGTEAHGQKCSNCNSENLIYQEGCLTCNDCGSSKCG; from the coding sequence ATGAACGAATTATTAGCTACAAAAAATAAAGCAGTTACCTATTCTCAAGATGAAGTTATACAAGCATCTTTAGAGTACTTTAAGGGAGATAGTCTTGCCGCAACAGTTTGGGTAAGTAAGTATGCTCTTAAAGATTCACAGGGAAATATTTTTGAGTTATCTCCTAATGATATGCATCATCGTATTGCAGGTGAAATAGCCCGAATTGAAAAAAAATATAGTAATCCGTTATCAGAAGATGAAATTTTTAATTTGATAAAAGATTTTAAATATTTGGTGCCACAAGGGAGCCCTATGACTGGAATTGGAAATCCGTTTCAGGTTGCTTCATTATCTAATTGTTTTGTGATTGGTAACGATAATTCAGACTCATATGGGGGAATTATGAAAACCGATCAAGAGCAAGTTCAACTTATGAAAAGACGTGGAGGGGTTGGACATGACTTGTCGCACATTCGACCTAAGGGTTCCCCAGTTAAAAATTCAGCATTGACTTCTACGGGATTGGTACCATTTATGGAGCGTTATTCTAATTCGACTCGTGAGGTTGCTCAAGATGGCCGTCGTGGGGCATTGATGCTCTCAGTATCTATTAATCATCCTGATGCAGCCGATTTTATTGATGCCAAAATGGATCAGGGAAAGGTTACAGGAGCAAATGTTTCAGTGCGTATAGATGATACTTTCATGAAAGCTGTTAAGGAGGACGCCATATACGTTCAGAAATATCCAATTTTTAGTGCTAATCCATTGTATACTAAAGAAATTAAGGCAAAAGAGCTTTGGAATAAAATTATTCATAATGCATGGAAATCGGCAGAACCAGGAATTTTATTTTGGGACACTATCATTAATGAATCTTTGCCAGATTGTTATGCTGATTTGGGATACAAAACGCTATCTACAAATCCATGTGGAGAGATTCCGCTTTGTGCTTATGATTCTTGCCGTCTATTAGCTATAAATTTATTATCCTATGTAAATAATCCTTTTACTAAAGAGGCTTCTTTTGATTTTATTCTTTTTAAAAATCATGTTGCAGCGGCTCAAAGAATAATGGATGATATTATTGATCTTGAATTAGAAAAGATTGATGCAATATTGGCAAAAATAGATGCTGATCCTGAAAGTGATGAAGTAAAGATGGTGGAGAAAAATTTATGGCTTAATATTAGAAATAAAGCAAAAGAAGGCCGTCGTACTGGAATTGGTATTACTGCCGAAGGAGATATGCTTGCTGCACTTGGATTGCGTTACGGAAGTGATGAAGGAGTTGTGTTTTCTGAAAAAATACATAAAACCCTTGCAATTGAAGCTTATCGTGGCTCAGTAAATCTAGCTAAAGAGCGTGGAATGTTTGCTATATATGATTCAGAAAGAGAGAAGAACAATCCATTTTTGCTTAGGCTAAAAGAAGCCGATGAAGAATTGTATTTTCAAATGAAAGAACATGGGCGTCGTAATATTGCTTTGTTAACTATAGCCCCTACGGGAACAACAAGTTTAATGACTCAAACAACATCGGGTATTGAGCCTGTTTTTTTACCAGTTTATAAACGAAGAAGAAAAGTCAATCCAAATGATAAAGATACTCGTGTAGATTTTGTTGATGAGGTTGGGGACAGTTGGGAAGAATATGTTGTATTCCATCATAGATTTAAAGAATGGATGCTCGTAAACGGATATGATGTTTCTAAAAATTATAGTCAAGATGAAATTGATGAGTTGGTAAAAAAATCACCTTATTATAAAGCTACAAGTAATGATATTGACTGGCTAAGTAAAGTTCGTATGCAAGGTAAGATACAAAAATGGGTAGACCATTCAATATCTGTTACCATCAATGTACCAAATGAAACCCCAGAAGAAATGGTAGATAAATTGTATATGGAAGCATGGGAAGCAGGATGTAAAGGAGTAACAGTATATCGTGATGGCTCACGTTCAGGAGTACTTATTGCTAATACAGAAAAGAAAGAAGAAACTGTTCAGACTGTATCAACTGTTTTTCCAACTAAACGTCCTCAAATATTAGAAGCCGATGTAGTTCGTTTTCAGAATAGTAAAGACAAATGGATTGCTTTTATAGGATTGATAGATGGTAAGCCCTATGAAATTTTTACTGGTCTTGTAGATGATGAAGATGGTATTTTGATTCCGCGTTGGGTATCAGAAGGATTTATTATTAAAAATAAGAATGAAGACGGAAGTAGCCGTTATGATTTTCAATATAAAAATACTAGAGGTTATAAAACAACAATCGAAGGGCTTTCCCATAAATTTAATCCTGAATATTGGAATTATGCCAAGCTAATATCGAGTACATTGCGACATGGCATGCCTATCGATAAAGCTGTTGAATTAATAGGCAGTCTTCAGTTGGATGGCGAGTCTATAAATACTTGGAAAAATGGAGTTGCCCGTGCACTTAAACGCTATATCGTAGATGGTACCGAAGCACATGGTCAAAAATGCAGTAATTGTAACTCAGAGAATCTTATTTATCAGGAAGGTTGTCTTACTTGTAATGATTGTGGTTCTTCTAAATGTGGTTAG
- a CDS encoding CAP domain-containing protein, with product MTKQISHITLFITLLLTLLSCTNDALNKSTSSGPTPEANVEYNYTPEELEVIDLINEYRTSIGLNTLETINYVSVKSEEHNNYMISNNVVSHDNFVARSEDIIKTLDVIKVSENIAYNYKTPQAAVDAWLASPKHKKNITGDYTNFGISITKNPINGRNYYTNIFVKY from the coding sequence ATGACAAAACAAATTAGTCACATTACATTATTTATCACACTACTATTAACACTACTTTCATGTACTAATGACGCATTAAACAAAAGTACTTCGTCAGGACCTACCCCTGAAGCAAATGTGGAGTACAATTACACTCCTGAAGAATTAGAAGTAATCGATTTAATAAATGAATACAGAACTAGTATAGGCTTGAATACTTTAGAAACAATAAACTACGTTTCTGTTAAATCTGAAGAACACAATAATTATATGATTAGCAATAATGTAGTTAGTCATGATAATTTTGTAGCTCGCTCAGAAGATATCATTAAAACACTTGATGTTATAAAAGTTAGCGAAAACATTGCTTATAATTATAAGACTCCTCAAGCCGCTGTTGATGCCTGGTTAGCTAGCCCTAAACACAAAAAAAACATTACAGGAGATTATACAAACTTTGGTATTTCGATAACTAAAAACCCCATTAATGGCAGAAATTATTATACAAATATCTTTGTGAAATACTAG